Part of the Kineococcus aurantiacus genome, CACCGGTTCCTACCCCACCGCCGAGGAGATCCGCCCGGTGCTGGAGGAGGTCCTGCGGGTGGCCGAGGCCAACGGCGTCACGGGCCGGGTCGAGGCCGCGGTGAGCGCCGCCGAGGAGCCCGCCGCCCCGGCCCTGCCGCCGCTGCACGCCGAGGCGCTGGCCGCGGTCGAGGCCGGCGACTTCGACGGGGCCGCCGCGGCCTGGGGCAGGGCCCTGGCCCAGGACCCCCGCGACAGCGCCGCCACCGAGGGCCTGGCCCGGGTCGCGGTCCTGCGGCGGGTGGCCGGTGTCGACCTGCAGCAGGCGCGCGCCGCGGCGGCCGCGGCCCCCGACGACGTGGCCGCCCAGATCGTCGTGGCCGACCTCGACCTCGTCGGCGGGCACGTCGAGGACGCCTTCAACCGGCTGCTGCAGATCGTGCAGCGCACCGCCGGGGAGGACCGCGACGCCGCCCGCACCCACCTGCTGGACCAGTTCGCCGTCGTCGGCGCCACCGACCCGCGCGTGGTCAAGGCCCGCCAGGCGCTCACCCGCGCCCTGTTCTGAGGCCGGGCCGGCTCCTCAGGCCCCGGCTCCCCAGGCCCCCAGCTCCAGCACGTCGCCGCGGAAGGTCCGCCGGAAGCGGCGGTCGTGGCTGACGACGACGACCGCGCCGGCGAAGGCGTCGATAGCGGCCTCCAGCTCCTCGACCAGCTGCGGGGCCAGGTGGTTCGTCGGCTCGTCCAGCAGCAGGACGTCGTGCCGGTCGGCCAGCAGGCGGGCCAGGTCCAGCCGCCGCCGGCCGCCCGTGGACAGCTTGCCGACGGCCACCCCGAGGCGTTCGCGGTCGAACAGCCCCGTGCGCAGGAGCGTCCGGGCGTGCTCCTCGGCGCTCCCGGCGCGCCCGGACGCGAAGGTGGCCAGCACCGTCCGCCCGCCGTGGTCGGTCGCCGGGTCCTGGCGCAGCAGCCCGACGCGTCCGCGGCGGCGGACCGTCCCGGTGCCCGGGGCCAGCGTCCCGGCGAGGACCTCCAGCAGCGTCGACTTGCCCGCGCCGTTCGGGCCCGTCACGAGCAGCCGGTCGGTGGGGCCGAGGTGGACGTCGACCGGGGCCAGCCGGCCGGTGACGCCGACGCCCTCGGCGCGCAGCCCGCCGCGCCGCCCCGACGCCCCGGGCGGAGCGGTGAAACGCAACGGCTCCGGCGGCCGGGGGACCTCGGCCTCCTGCAGCCGCCGCAGCTTCTCGGCGTTGGCCCGCACGCGCGCCGCGATCGACTCCTGGACCCGCTCGCCCCTGTAGTCGTGCTGCATCTTGTCGTTGTCCTTGCGGGCTCGGGCGTGGTTGACGTCGCGCGCCTGCACGTCGCCCGTCGTGCGCAGCCGCTCGACCTCGGCCTCCCACCCGGCGCGGGCCTGCTCCCAGCGGCGGCGCTCGGCGGCCTTGGCCAGCAGGTAGTCCGCGTAGGGGCCGGGGTAGCGGGCGACCCCGTGCTCGTGGTGCGGGTCGACCTCGACGAGCTCGCGGGCGACGGCGTCGAGGAAGTCCCGGTCGTGCGAGACGACGACGGTCGTCCCGGTGCGCGAGCGCAGGTGGTCCTCCAGCCACCGCACGGCGGCGGCGTCGAGGTGGTTGGTGGGTTCGTCGAGCAGCAGCACCTCGGGCCCGGCGGCCAGCAGCGCGGCCAGGTGCAGCCGGGACCGCTGCCCGCCCGACAGCGTCCCGACCTCGCGGTCGCGGTCGAGCCGGGGGAGCCCCAGACCGGCGAGGGACTGCTCCAGGCGGGTGTCGGCCTCGTACCCGCCGCGCAGCTCGAAGGCGGTCTGCAGGTCCCCGTACTCGGCGAGCACGGACGCGGCGTCCGGGCCGGTCATGAGCGCTTCGAGGTCCCGCATCCGGGTCCGCAGCGCCGTGAGGTCGGCGAGGGCGGCGTCCAGGACGGCGCCCACGGCGGTGCGCGAGGGGGCGCCGGCGTCCTGCGGCAGGTGGCCGAGGCCGCCGTCGGCGGTGGCCACGACGCGCCCGGCGTCGACGGGTTCGACACCGGCGAGGACGCGCAGCAGCGTCGACTTGCCGCAGCCGTTCTCGCCGACGACGCCGGTCACGACGCCCGGGGTGAGGGTGAGGGTGAGGCCCTCCAGGACCGACACGTGGTCGTAGCCCTTGGAGACGCCCCGCAGGGAGAGGGAGGTGGTGGTCCTGGCCGTGGTGGGCACGTGGGTTCCTTCGCGTGACGTACGCCGAGCGGACCCGGGCTCGGGACGAGCGGGGGTCCAGGGGTTCGGGGCACGTCAGCTGAGCACCGCAGCGGCTCCTCGGTCGGGGACGGGACCCCCCGAGCGTGCGTCCGCCCGCTGCGGACCCGCAACCCCTTTTCGCGGGGCCGGGTCCTAGAGTCGCTGGCGTGAGCACCGAGGCCACCACCGCAGAAGTCCCCCTGCACCGCAGCGCGCCGTCCTCCCGGGGCGTCGACGCGCGCGGCATCGCGTCCTTCGTGGACGCCCTGGAGAACATCCCCGGGGTCGAACCCCACAGCCTGGTCGTCGTGCGCCACGGCGACGTCGTGGCCGAGGGCTGGTGGGCGCCGTTCCGGCCCGACCGGCCGCACCTGCTGTACTCGCTGTCGAAGAGCTTCACCTCCACGGCGCTGGGGTTCGCCGTCGCCGAGGGTCTGGTGGACCTCGACGCGACGGTCCTGTCGTACTTCCCCGAGTTCGACGCCGAGGTCACCGACGACCGGTCGCGCCGCATCCTCGTCCGGCACGTCGCGAACATGGCCAGCGGGCACCGCGAGGAGACCCTGGACCGGGCCGCGCAGGACCCCGACGGGGACCTCGTGAGGGGTTTCCTGAAGATCCGCCCGGACGCCGAACCCGGGACCCTGTTCTGCTACAACCAGCCGTGCACGTTCGCGGTGTCGGCGATCGTGCAGCGCGCGTCGGGGCAGGGGCTCCTGGAGTTCCTGCGGCCGCGGCTGCTCGAACCCCTCGGGGTCGACCCGTCGACCCTGGGCTGGCTGCGCGACGGGCAGGGGCGCGAACTGGGCTGGTCGGGTTTCCACGCCCCCACCGAGCTCATCGCCAAGCTCGGGAAGCTGTACGTGCAGAACGGTTCCTGGGAGGGGCGGCAGCTCCTGCCCGGGAGCTGGGTGTCCGAGGCGACCCGGTCGCACATCGACAACGCCAGTTTCAACGACAACCCGGACTGGCAGCAGGGCTACGGTTTCCAGTTCTGGGTCGCGCGGCACGGTTACCGCGGGGACGGCGCGTACGGGCAGTTCTGCGTCGTGCTGCCCGAGCAGGACACCGTCGTGGCCATCACCTCCCAGAGCCCGGACATGCAGGCCGTGCTGGACGCGGCCTGGGAGCACCTGCTGCCGGCGCTGGGGGCGCAGCTGCCCGAGGACGCGGCCGCGCACGACGAGGCCCTGGCCCGCAGGTTGTCGGCGCTGGCGCTGCCCCCGGTGGACGGTCCCGCCGTGGCCGACGGGGAGTTCACCGCGGCCCCCGGCAGCGAACCGGCCTCGCTGACCCGGGTGGTGCTCTCGGGCGGGGAACTGGCGCTGCACGACTCCGGTGAGGTCCTCACCGCGCGCGTCGGCCACGGCGCCTGGGAGGACTCCGGGCCGCTGTCGGTCTCCGGTGGCGGTTCCCGCGTCGACGTCCGGTTCGCCGAGACCCCGCACCTGCTGCACCTGGAACTGGACGGGGAGCGGTTCCGGGCCCGGTGGGAGACCTCCCCGCTGCACGGGCCGGCCCTGTCGGTCCTGCGCCGGCCCGCGTGATCGTCCACCGGGGCGCCGACCTCGACCGGGCCGCGGTCCTGGAGGTCGCGGCCGGTGCCCCGGTGGGACTGGCTCCCGCGCTGCTGGCGGCCGTCCGCGACCGCCGGTCGGCGGTGCTGGCCGCCCTGGAGGAGGGCGGGCCGGTGTACGGCGTGACGACCGGCACGGGCGCGATGGCGGGCGTCGCCCTCGACGCCCGCGCCCGCGCCGCCCACCAGGGCAACCTCGTGGTGGGCCGGGCCGTGGGCTCGGCGCCCTGGCTGACGGTGGAGCAGTCGCGCGCGGTCCTCGCCGTGCGGCTGCGCACGTTCCTGCACCCCGAGGCGGGGGTGTCGGCGGAGCTGTGCGCCCGGCTGGCGTCCCTGCTGGACGAGCGCGTCCACCCCTGCGTGCCGCGGCGCGGCAACGGGGCGGCGGGGGAGATCATCCCGCTGGCTCACGTCGGGGCGGTCCTGCTGGGCGCCGGCGCCACCCTCGACGGCCGCCGCGCCGGCCCGTTCGCGTTCGGGGCCAAGGAGGGCATCGCGGTCCTGGAGGGGGTCCCGGTCGCGACCGCCCTGGCGACCGTCGCCGTGCGCGACGCCGCGCGGCTGCTGGACCGCTGCGAGGTGGTGCTCGCGGCGAGCGCGGAGGTGCTGCGCGCCAGCCCCGACCCGTTCGTCCCCGGGCTCGCGCGCGGCGACGACGACCTGGGCGCCGTCCACGACCGGCTGCGGGAGCTGCGCCCGGCCCCCGCGGTGCACGGGTTGCAGGCCCCGGTCTCGGTGCGGGTGGCCCCGGTCGCGCTGGCCGTGGCCCGCCGCCGGGTGCGGGCCCTGGCCGCGGCCGCCGACCGGGCGCTGGAGGGGGTCACCGACTCCCCGGCGTTCCTGGGCGGGGGGTTCACCGGGACGGCGGGGTTCGCCGGCACCGAGCTGGCCGCGGACTCCGACGCGCTGGCCGCCGCGCTGCTGCACGTGGCCGACACGTCCGTGGCCCGCACCCACCGGGCCCTGGACCCGCGCTGCACGGGGCTGCCCGCGCAGCTGTCGCCCGAACCCGGCGCGCAGGCCGGTCTGGTGGCGGTGCACAAGCGGGCCGTCGGGGTGGCCCACCGGTTGCGGCGCTTCGCCGTCCCGGCGCTGCCGGGGGCGGTGGAGACGTCCCTGGGCCAGGAGGACGTGCAGAGCTTCGGGCTGGAGGCGGCCGAGTGCCTGGCGGAGGTGACGGACGGGCTGCGCGAGGTGCTGGCCGTGGAGCTCCTCGCGGTCCACCGGGCGCGGTTGCTGCGCGGGGGCCCGGGCGGTGTGGGTGGGGAGGCCGCCGAGCTCCTCGACGCGGTGGCCGCGGCGCTGGGCGACGACGTGGCCGACCGTCCCTACGGCCGGGACGTGGAGGTGCTCACCGACCTGCTCGCGCGGCCCTGAGGGGCGCGCCCGTGGAGCCCCGCACGACGAGGTGGGGGCGGAAGACGACGGGCTCGGGGGCCGGGTCGGGGGCCGGGCCGGTGCCCCGGCCGGTGCTCTCGAGGGCCAGGAACTGCTGGACGGCCGCGGCGACGATGGCGTCCTCGTCCCAGGAGACCGTCGTGAGGGCGGGGGCCACGAGCGCGGCGAGCTGGTGGTCGTCGAAACCGACGACGGACACGTCGTCGGGCACGCGCAGGCCGAGGTCCGCGGCGGCGCGGTAGACGCCGAAGGCGAGGGAGTCGGACAGGCAGAACACGGCGGTGGGCCGGTCGGTGGCGGTGAGGACCCCGGCGGCGGCCTCGGCGGCGGCCACGGGGGAGGCGGGGGACGGGACGACCAGCAGGTCGATCCCGCGCGGTGCGGCCAGTTCCACCGCGAGCCGTTCGGCCGGGCGCCCGGGCGTGGTGGGCAGCGACGGGGTGAGCAGGGCCACGCGCCGGTGCCCCAGGCCGCGCAGGTGGTCCAGGACCTGGCCGATGCCGAACCGGTTGTCGAACAGGACGGCGCCGCTGCCGGGGCGGGCGGTGAGGGCGTCGCCGAGGGAGACGACGGCCGTGGCGGGGTCGAGCAGCCGCCAGTACTCCGCGGAGGGGTCGACGGGGGAGACGAGGGCGCCGTCGACGCGCTGGGCGGCGAACCGCTCCACGACGCGCTGCTCGGTGCGGGGGTCGGCGTCGGCGTCGGCGATGGTGGCGTCCTTGTCCAGGGTCCGCAGGGCGCGGGTGAGCTGGACGGACAGGTCCTGCTGCCACAGGTCGCGCAGCGAGCCGCTGATCCCGACGGTGCCGGTGCGGCCGCTGGCCAGGGCGCGGGCGATGGGGTCGACGCGGTAGCCGAGCTCGAGGGCCAGGGCCTGGACGCGCTCGATGGTGGCCGCCGAGCCGCGCGTGCCGCGCAGGGCGTACGACGTGGCCGCCAGGGACAGCCCCGCCGCGTCCGCGACGTCCTGCAGCGTCCTGCGCGAGTCCCTCGGCACGGCTGAACAGTAGCCGCCGGGGTGGTGCGGACCGCCCCGCCCGACTTGACGCGTCGATCGTGAAGCGCTTCACTCGAGACTGTGTGAAGCGCTTCACGCCGAGACGGGGGAGGGACGCGGTGCGGACGGACTGCCACCAGCACCTGTGGCCCCCCGCGCTCCTGGACGCCCTGCGCGCCCGCCGCGACCCGCCCCGCCTGCGCCCCGGGACCGGCGGCTGGACGCTGGACCTGCCCGGCGAACCGCCCTGCCTCCTCGACCCCGCCGCCCACGACGTCGCCGCCCGCGCCGCCGCCGAGCGCGCCGACGGGACCGCCCGCGCCCTCGTCTCCCTCTCGGCCCCCCTGGGCCTGGAGCACCTGCCGGGGGAGGAGGCCGAACCCCTGCTGCGCGCCTGGCACGAGGGGGCCACGGCCTTCGGCGACCCCTTCGCGGTCTGGGCCGCCGCCGGCGTCACCGACCTCGACCCCGGCGCCCTCGCACGCACCCTGCGGCACGAGCGCGTCGTCGGGCTCCAGCTGCCGGCCACCGCGCTGGCCACCCCGCGGGCCGTCGAGCGCCTGGGCCCCCTGCTGGCCGAGTGCGAACGCGCCGGCCGGCCCGTCCTGGTCCACCCCGGCCCCGCCGCCGCGACCGCCGGGGCCGGGTCCGACGTCCCGTCCTGGTGGCCCGCCCTCGTCCCCTACGTCCAGCAGCTGCACGCCGCCTGGCTGGCCTGGCACGTCGCCGGCCGCGCCCAGCACCCCCGCCTGCGCACCGTCTTCGCGGCCCTGGCCGGCCTGGCCCCGCTGCACCACGAACGGCTCGCCGCCCGCGGCGGGGCCCTGGGCCGGCTCGACCCGAACGTGCACTACGAGACGAGCTCCTACGGCCCGCGCGCGGTCGACGCCGTGGTCCGCGTCGTCGGCGTCGACCCCCTCGTCCTGGGCAGCGACCGGCCCTACGCCCAGCCCTTCGACCCGGCCGGGCTGCCCGGCTTCGGCGAGGCCTTCGCCCACGCCCTGACCACCGCCAACCCCGCCCGCCTGCTCGAAGGGGACCGACCGTGACGACCACCCCCCACACCCCCCACACCCCGCGCACCCCCCGCGTCCCCGGGCTGCCCGCGGCCCCCGGGCGCACGCTGAGCCCCCGCGAGCTGCAGGACTGGGTCGACGAGGCCGCCCGGCACCCCCGGGCCTGGGAGCACCTGGTCCGCCACGACACCGGCGGCCGGCACTTCGCCGGCCTGCACCGCGACGGCGACCTCGACGTGTGGCTGCTGTGCTGGAACACCGTCGACGACACCGGCTGGCACGACCACGACACCTCCTCCGGGGCCGTGGCCGTCACCCGCGGCGCCGTCGTCGAGGCCACCCCCCGCATGGGCGGCGACCCCGTCCGGCGCACCGTCGCCGCGGGCCGGTCCTTCGGCTTCGGCCCCGACCACATCCACCGCATGAGCGGTGGCGTGGACGGGTCGGTGTCGATCCACGCCTACTCCCCGCCGCTGTGGCGGATGGGGCAGTACTCGATCTCCCCCTCGGGGGTCCTGCGCCGCACGTCGGTCAGCTACGCCGACGAGCTACGACCCCTCCAGACGGAGGAGTAGCGCCAGGTCCGCCACCCGGGCCACCACCCGCTCCACGTCCGGGCCGATGGGGGCGTCGCGCGCGTCGCGGTCCAGGACCTCGTCGAACACCCCGAACAGCGCCGCCGCGCCGGGGCTGAGCCGGTCGGGGGCCGCGCGCAGCGCCCGCACCGCGGCCAGCGCCTCCACCGCCAGGACCACCGGGGCCAGCTCCGCGGTCTGCCGCAGCGCGCGCGCCCCCTGGGTGGCGAAGCTGGCGTGCTCCTCCAGGCCCAGCGAGATCGACACCGTCCCGGCCGTCATGGGCGCCGTCGCCGGGCGCAGCTCGGCCAGGACGTCCTGCACGACGTACTCACCGATCATCAGCCCCGAGCTGCCGCGCGGGCCGGCCGCCAGGAACGCCCGCAACCCCGTGTGCTCGGGCCGCAGCAGCAGCGCCAGCCGCGCCGCCGACAACGTCAGCACCCCGTAGGTGGTGGCGCGCAGCGTGTCCAGCGCCGTCGCGAGCGAGGCCGCGTGGAACTGCCCGTGGTGGAAGACGCCCTCGGCGGAGACGAGCGGGTTCTCCCCGGGCGTCGAGGCCTCCAGGACCAGCACGTCGGCCAGGGCGTCGGCCGCGGCGAAGGCCGGGGCCAGCACCTGCGGGACGGTCCGCAGCGCGAACGGGTCCTGCAGCCGCGCCGGGGCCGGGCCGCCCCCGACCAGCCCCGACAGGGCCGCCGCGACCTGCGGCTGGCGCGCGTGCGGGCGGGCGGCGTGCACCCGCGGGTCCCACGCCTGCGGGTTGCCCCGCAGCGCCAGGAAGGACAGCGCCGAGATCCCCAGCCCCGCCAGCAGCTGCTGCCGCAACCGGACCAGGGCCAGCGAGGCGGTCGCCAGCGTCAGGGCGTGCGAGGAGATCAGCGGCAGCGCGTCCGCCGGGCCCAGGGGGACCGGCGGCACCGACCCCGCCCGCCACGGCCGCTCCCCGACGAGGGTCAGCCCCAGCTCGGCCAGCGGCGCCAGGTCGGAGGTGCCGATGCCGCCGAACCGGTGCAGCGTCGGCTGGGCGTCGGTCTCCACCGCCTCGGCCAGCGCCCCCAGCACCGGGGCGCTGAGGCCGGCCCCCAGCCCGGCGTGGGCCCCGGCCAGCAGCTGGTTCAGCCGCACCGCCAGCGCGGCCCGCGTCGTCGGGGCGTCCTCCACCGGGCCCAGCGACGCCGCGTGCGAGCGCAGCAGCCGCAACCCGTGCGCGCGGGGGTGCTCGCCCTGCTCCTCGTCGACCTCGACGTCCTTGTTGGCCCCGACCCCCGTCGTCGCCCCGTAGACCGCCCCGGCCCCGCGCGCGGCGTCCATGGCCGCGCTCACCGCGCCCAGCGCGCCCAGCGCGTGCCGGTCCACGACCGGCCGGGCCCGCCCGTGCGCCAGGTCGTCCAGGTCGCCCAGGTCCACGGGCCGCCCCGACAGCACCAGGGCCCGCAGGACCCCCGGGGTCGCCGCGGGGACGTGCTGGTGGTCCACTTGTCCTCCATCCGCCGCTGGTGGGTCCCCGGGGGAGGTCACGATCAGGTGACGGCTGATCGTGCCTCGTTGACCGGTCCCCGAGCCGTGCCCAGCATGGACCAGCCGACCGGCCCAACCAGGGAGCCGCCCCAGTGATCACCTTCGAGGCCGTCCGCAAGCAGTTCCCGGACGGGACCGTCGCGGTCGACGACCTCGACCTCGAGCTCCCGACCGGGCGGATCACGGTCTTCGTCGGGCCCTCCGGCTGCGGCAAGACGACGTCGCTGCGCATGATCAACCGGATGCTCGAACCCACCGGCGGCACCGTCGCCATCGACGGCCGCGACGTCCGCAGCCAGGACCCGGCCACCCTGCGCCGCGGCATCGGGTACGTCATCCAGCACGCCGGGCTCTTCCCGCACAAGACCGTCCTGGACAACGTCCTCACCGTGCCCCGGCTCGTCGGCCGGGGCCGGGAGCGGCACCGGGCCCTGGAGCTGCTCGAACGGGTCGGCCTGCCCGCGGCCCTGGCCGACCGGTACCCCGCCCAGCTGTCCGGCGGGCAGCAGCAGCGCGTCGGCGTCGCCCGCGCGCTGGCCGCCGACCCGCCCGTCATGCTCATGGACGAACCCTTCAGCGCCGTCGACCCCGTCGTCCGCGGCCAGCTGCAGGAGGAGTTCCTGCGGCTGCAGGCCGAGCTGGGCAAGACCATCGCCATCGTGACCCACGACATCGACGAGGCCGTCGTCCTGGGCGACCGCATCGCCGTCTTCCGCCAGGGCGGCCACCTCGCCCAGGTCGGCACCCCCGAGGAACTGCTGACGAAACCCGCCGACGCGTTCGTCCGCGACTTCGTCGGCCGCGACCGCGGGTACCGGGGCCTGAGCTTCCAGGGCAGCGAGGGTCTGGTCCTGCGCCCCCTCGACGGGGTCGCCCTCGACGAGCAGGGCCGGCCCGTGGGGGTCGACGGCACGTTCCGCGCCGGCGACTCGCTGCGCGTCGTCGTCGACCTCACCCTCACCTCGCCCACGGGCACGGCCGTCCAGGTCGACGACCAGGGGCGGGCCACCGGCCTCGTGCACCACCACGACGTCGTCGACCTGCTGGAGAAGCGCCGGTGAACTCGGTCCTGGACTACCTGCGGCAGAACCAGTCCACCGTCCTGGACGCCCTGGGTCAGCACGTCGTCCTGGCGGTCGTGCCGCTGCTCGTCGGCGTCCTCGTCGCCCTGCCCATCGGCTACCTCGGGGTGCGCTTCGGCTGGCTGTACCACCCCATCCTCAACGTCTCGGGGATCGTCTACTCCATCCCCTCGCTGGCGGTGTTCGTCGCACTGCCCTACGTGCTGGGCACGAAGATCCTCTCGCCCGTCAACATCGTCGTGGCCCTGGCGATGTACACGGTCGCGCTCATGGCCCGCACGGTCGCCGACGGGTTGCGCTCGGTCGACCCCGCGCTGACGGAGGCGGCCACGGCCATGGGCTACAAGCGGACCCGCCGCCTGCTGGAGGTGGAGCTGCCGCTGGCCGCCCCCGTCATCCTCGCCGGGGTCCGGGTCGCGGCCGTGTCGAACATCTCCCTGGTCAGCGTCGGCGCCCTGCTGGGGATCGGCGGCCTGGGGGCGCTGTTCACCCGGGGTTTCCAGTTGTTCTACACCGCACCGATCATCGTGGGCATCGTGCTGTCGATCGCCCTGGCCGCGGCGGCGGACCTGCTCATCGTCGTGTTCCAGCGCGCGGTGACGCCGTGGACGCGCGCCGTGATGGGGGCCTGACGTGGACGACACGCCGTACCTGCTCGACGGCGCGCACTGGGCGTGGTCGACCTCCGGGTCGATCCCGCACCTGCTGCTGGCGCACCTGCAGTACACCGCGCTGGCGGTGCTCGTGGGTTTCGTCATCGCCTTCCCGCTGGGCCTGCTCATCGGGCACACGGGCCGGGGCGCGTTCTGGGCCATCAACGCCGGGAACGCGGGGCGTTCGCTGCCCACCCTGGGACTGCTGAGCCTGCTCGTCGTCTACATGAGCAGCCAGGGTTTCCTGCCGGTGCTCATCGCCCTGGTCGTCCTCGTCGTCCCGCCGATCCTCACGTCCACCTACGCGGGATTGCGCTCGGTGGACCCGAACGCCGTCGACGCGGCCCGGGGGATGGGCATGAGCTCGGCGCAGGTGCTGTTCCGCGTCGAACTGCCCATGGCCCTGCCGGTCGTCTTCGGCGGTGTGCGCGCCGCGGTGCTGCAGGTCGTCGCCACAGCGACCGTCGCGGCCTACGTCGGGTTGTCCGGCCTGGGCCGGCTGCTCGTGGACGGCCTGGCGCTCAACGACTACGGGCGCATGGTCGCCGGCGCGGTGGTGGTGGCCGTCCTCGCCGTCGTCCTGGACCTGCTGCTGGGGCTCGTGCAGCGGTACGCCGTCTCACCCGGCATCACCGGCCGCGGACTGCGGCGCGCACGGGGCACC contains:
- a CDS encoding ABC transporter permease subunit, with product MDDTPYLLDGAHWAWSTSGSIPHLLLAHLQYTALAVLVGFVIAFPLGLLIGHTGRGAFWAINAGNAGRSLPTLGLLSLLVVYMSSQGFLPVLIALVVLVVPPILTSTYAGLRSVDPNAVDAARGMGMSSAQVLFRVELPMALPVVFGGVRAAVLQVVATATVAAYVGLSGLGRLLVDGLALNDYGRMVAGAVVVAVLAVVLDLLLGLVQRYAVSPGITGRGLRRARGTRSVAESGAQSSELMSATPGGTS